DNA sequence from the Paraburkholderia azotifigens genome:
CATGACCATATCCGCAGCCGAAGCCCTGCTGGCCGGCAATCGCACGACGCTCGCCACCTATGACGCGAAGCACTTCGGCTGGTCCGTCGAGGCCGGCGTCGCGACGATCACGCTGAACCGTCCCGAGCGCAAGAATCCGCTCACGTTCGAGTCGTACGCCGAATTGCGCGATCTGTTCCGCCAGCTTGCCTACGCGACCGACGTGAAAGTCGTCGTCATGCATGGCGCAGGCGAAAACTTCTGCTCGGGCGGCGACGTGCACGACATCATCGGTCCGCTGATCGATCTGCCGATGCCCGAACTGCTGCTCTTCACGCGCATGACGGGCGATCTCGTCAAGGCGATGCGGCATTGTCCGCAGCCGGTCGTCGCGGCCATTGACGGCGTATGCGCCGGCGCAGGCGCAATCCTCGCGATGGCCTCCGACATGCGCCTCGCTACCGCGCGCAGCAAGCTCGCGTTCCTGTTCGCGCGCGTGGGTCTCGCGGGCTGCGACATGGGCGCCTGTTCGATCCTGCCGCGCATCATCGGTCAGGGACGCGCCGCCGAACTGCTCTACACAGGGCGCCCGGCAACGGGCGACGAAGGCTACGCGTGGGGCTTCTACAACCGGCTGTGCGCGCCCGAAGCACTGCTCGACGAGGCCTCGAAGCTCGCCGCCGATCTTGCCGCCGGTCCGACGTTCGCACATGGCGTGACCAAGAAGATGCTGCATCAGGAATGGAGCATGAGCATCGACGAAGCCATCGAATCCGAAGCGCAGGCGCAGGCCATCTGCATGACGACGCGCGATTTCGAGCGCGCGTATCGTGCATTCGCGGCGAAGTCGCGTCCCGTGTTCGAAGGAGATTGATCTTGAAGCACGACGATCCACACGGCGCATTGGCCTGGCCTTTCTTCGAAGCACGCCATCGCAAACTGGCCGGCGGCATCGAAGCATGGGCCGCGCAATATCTCGCGCATGTGCAACATGACGATACCGACGCGACATGCCGACAGCTCGTGCGCGCATTAGGCGAAGCCGGATGGCTGAAATATGGCGTAGGCGGCACGCAATACGGCGGACATGGCGACACGATCGACACGCGCGCTGTCTGTCTGCTGCGCGAAACACTAGCGAAGCACGACGGACTCGCCGACTTCGCGCTCGCGATGCAAGGGCTCGGTTCCGGCGCGATCACACTTGCGGGCACGCACGAACAGAAGACACGTTATCTGACGCGCGTCGCGAAGGGCGAGGCCATCGCCGCGTTTGCGCTGTCCGAGCCGGACGCAGGTTCCGACGTTGCAGCAATGGCGTTGCAAGCACGCGCCGAAGGTGACTTCTATGTTCTCGACGGCGACAAGACGTGGATTTCAAACGGCGGCATTGCGGACTTCTACGTCGTGTTTGCAAGAACAGGCGAGGCGCCCGGCTCGCGCGGCATCAGCGCATTCATCGTCGATGCCGGCACACCGGGCTTGCAGATCGCCGAACGCATCGACGTGATCGCACCGCATCCGCTCGCGCGTCTGCACTTCGAAAACGCGCGTGTGCCGCGCAGCCAGATGCTTGGGTCGCCCGGCGAAGGCTTCAAGATCGCGATGCGCACGCTCGATATTTTCCGCACGTCGGTCGCGGCGGCATCGCTTGGTTTTGCGCGGCGTGCGTTGCAGGAAGGACTCGAACGCGCCGCCTCGCGCAAGATGTTCGGCCAGACACTCGGTGATTTTCAGTTGACGCAGACAAAGCTTGCGCAGATGGCGCTGACAATCGACAGCAGCGCGTTGCTCGTCTATCGCGCCGCGTGGCTGCGCGATCAGGGCGAAAGCGTCACGCGCGAAGCCGCAATGGCGAAGTGGCACGCGAGCGAAGGCGCGCAACAGGTGATCGACATCGCCGTGCAGCTGTGGGGCGGCATGGGTGTGCAAAGCGGCACCACGGTCGAGCGGCTGTATCGCGAGATCCGCGCGCTGCGCATCTATGAAGGCGCGACGGAAGTGCAGCAGCTGATCGTTGGACGCGATCTGCTGAAGGCGCATGCCGCGCAGCAGGAACAGGAGCGCGCGTCATGAACGCCACCTTCGACATGCCCGTGCGCATCCGCTTCGCGCATTGCGACCCCGCGGGCATCGTCTATTTTCCGCAGTATCTGGTGATGACGAACATGCTCGTAGAAGAATGGTTCAACGAGCG
Encoded proteins:
- a CDS encoding enoyl-CoA hydratase family protein, with amino-acid sequence MTISAAEALLAGNRTTLATYDAKHFGWSVEAGVATITLNRPERKNPLTFESYAELRDLFRQLAYATDVKVVVMHGAGENFCSGGDVHDIIGPLIDLPMPELLLFTRMTGDLVKAMRHCPQPVVAAIDGVCAGAGAILAMASDMRLATARSKLAFLFARVGLAGCDMGACSILPRIIGQGRAAELLYTGRPATGDEGYAWGFYNRLCAPEALLDEASKLAADLAAGPTFAHGVTKKMLHQEWSMSIDEAIESEAQAQAICMTTRDFERAYRAFAAKSRPVFEGD
- a CDS encoding acyl-CoA dehydrogenase family protein; amino-acid sequence: MKHDDPHGALAWPFFEARHRKLAGGIEAWAAQYLAHVQHDDTDATCRQLVRALGEAGWLKYGVGGTQYGGHGDTIDTRAVCLLRETLAKHDGLADFALAMQGLGSGAITLAGTHEQKTRYLTRVAKGEAIAAFALSEPDAGSDVAAMALQARAEGDFYVLDGDKTWISNGGIADFYVVFARTGEAPGSRGISAFIVDAGTPGLQIAERIDVIAPHPLARLHFENARVPRSQMLGSPGEGFKIAMRTLDIFRTSVAAASLGFARRALQEGLERAASRKMFGQTLGDFQLTQTKLAQMALTIDSSALLVYRAAWLRDQGESVTREAAMAKWHASEGAQQVIDIAVQLWGGMGVQSGTTVERLYREIRALRIYEGATEVQQLIVGRDLLKAHAAQQEQERAS